The Bryobacteraceae bacterium genome includes a window with the following:
- a CDS encoding cation transporter, protein MLQRIIDFHLRNRWLVLSGVLLVAGFGVWVMINIPVDAFPDLTNNQVVVVTECPAMAPSEVEQLVTFPIESALMGIPRTQGIRSISKLGLSMVTLIFDDDVNTWFARQLVNERLQEVRGRLPQGLDPVLGPMATAFGEVYQYTVEGEGYTPMELKTIHDWQIRFALRTVPGVNEVNSWGGETKQYAVVVDPVKLQRYGLDLRTVFERVRDNNTNFGGGFIEHAMEQYTVRGLGRVDSIADLERIVVLARAGTPVLLRDVAEIRLMPMPRQGATLRDGKGETVSGMAIMLKGENGRRVIERVKAKLASIRLPEGVRIVPFYDQSTVIDGTIRTVSRALLEGGGLVILILVLFLGNLRAALIVAAVIPLSMLFGFMGMAVFGVTANLMSLGAIDFGMIVDGSVVMMENAVRRLRRSDCGEDRTACLERIRVAAHEVARPIVFAVAIIIAVYMPVFFLEGLEGRMFRPMAITVCSALLGSLILALTVVPAAASVHLRPGMKTHSERWMEWLRARYLALLERALRRRAWMVGGSLAVLAVAVASVFFIGTEFIARLDEGSILIETRKMPGISLTDSVQISNRVEKIILTFPEVSGVVTRIGRPDVATEAMGINQGDVYVLLKPREEWTRFRRKEELIDALAKALEVVPGVSYNFTQPMAMRLDETISGIKADVAVKIFGEDPRVLEQLAERALRAISTVPGAADEQMEIVSGVAELRVEIDREALARYGLNVSDVQDMMDAAIGGRTVSELIEGQRRFAIVVRLPESYRQNDESIRGLILNAPGGERVRLGQVARVSMARGPEVISRENGQRRIVVQCNVRGRDLGSFVAEAEQRLGESLQLPAGYSIDWGGQFENQRRAMRRLMIVVPASILIIFGLLFFTFSSARQALLILTNVPFAFIGGIAALWVRGLNLNISAAIGFIALFGVAVLNGIVLVSSINRLRQFGLPMEQALLTGAGIRLRPVLMTALVASFGFLPMATATTTGAEVQRPLASVVIGGLASSTFLTLFLLPLMYPWFSPKPAELPVPYDSDELAQAIEHEIE, encoded by the coding sequence ATGCTGCAGCGGATCATCGATTTCCACCTCCGCAACCGCTGGCTGGTGCTGTCCGGCGTGCTGCTGGTGGCCGGTTTCGGCGTCTGGGTGATGATCAACATTCCCGTAGACGCCTTCCCCGACCTCACCAACAACCAGGTGGTCGTCGTCACCGAGTGCCCGGCCATGGCCCCCAGCGAGGTGGAGCAGCTCGTCACGTTCCCGATCGAGAGCGCGCTGATGGGCATTCCGCGCACGCAGGGAATCCGCTCCATCTCGAAGCTCGGCCTGTCGATGGTGACGCTCATCTTCGACGACGACGTGAACACGTGGTTCGCCCGGCAGCTGGTGAATGAACGGCTGCAGGAGGTGCGGGGGCGGCTGCCTCAGGGGCTGGACCCCGTGCTGGGGCCCATGGCCACGGCCTTCGGCGAAGTCTACCAGTACACCGTGGAAGGCGAAGGCTACACGCCGATGGAGCTGAAGACGATCCACGACTGGCAGATCCGCTTCGCGCTGCGCACGGTGCCGGGCGTGAATGAAGTGAACAGCTGGGGCGGGGAGACGAAGCAGTATGCGGTAGTCGTCGATCCGGTGAAGCTCCAGCGGTACGGGCTGGACCTGCGGACGGTCTTCGAGCGCGTGCGCGACAACAACACGAACTTCGGCGGCGGATTCATCGAGCACGCGATGGAACAGTACACGGTGCGGGGCCTGGGACGCGTGGACAGCATCGCGGATCTGGAGCGGATCGTCGTGCTGGCGCGGGCGGGCACGCCGGTGCTGCTGCGCGACGTGGCCGAGATCCGGCTGATGCCGATGCCCCGGCAGGGCGCCACGCTGCGCGACGGCAAGGGCGAAACGGTGAGCGGCATGGCCATCATGCTGAAGGGCGAGAACGGGCGGCGCGTGATCGAGCGCGTGAAGGCGAAGCTCGCCTCCATCCGCCTGCCGGAGGGCGTGCGGATCGTGCCGTTTTACGACCAGAGCACGGTGATCGACGGCACCATCCGCACGGTGTCGCGGGCGCTGCTGGAAGGCGGCGGGCTGGTGATCCTGATTCTGGTGCTGTTTCTGGGCAATCTGCGGGCGGCGCTGATCGTGGCGGCCGTGATTCCGCTGTCGATGCTGTTCGGCTTCATGGGGATGGCGGTGTTCGGGGTGACGGCGAACCTGATGAGCCTGGGGGCGATCGACTTCGGCATGATCGTCGACGGCTCGGTGGTGATGATGGAAAACGCGGTGCGGCGGCTGCGGCGGAGCGATTGCGGGGAGGACCGCACGGCGTGCCTGGAGCGGATCCGCGTGGCGGCGCACGAGGTGGCGCGGCCGATCGTGTTCGCCGTGGCGATCATCATCGCGGTCTACATGCCGGTATTCTTTCTTGAAGGCCTGGAAGGCCGCATGTTCCGCCCGATGGCGATCACGGTGTGCTCGGCGCTGCTGGGCAGCCTGATTCTGGCGCTGACGGTCGTGCCGGCGGCGGCGTCGGTGCACCTCAGGCCGGGGATGAAGACGCATTCGGAACGCTGGATGGAGTGGCTGCGGGCGCGCTATCTGGCGCTGCTCGAGCGGGCGCTGCGGCGCCGCGCGTGGATGGTTGGCGGAAGCCTGGCCGTGCTGGCCGTCGCGGTGGCGAGCGTGTTCTTCATCGGCACGGAGTTCATCGCGCGGCTCGATGAAGGCTCGATTCTGATCGAGACGCGGAAGATGCCCGGCATCTCGCTCACCGACTCGGTGCAGATCAGCAACCGCGTGGAGAAGATCATCCTGACGTTTCCTGAAGTGTCGGGCGTGGTGACGCGCATCGGGCGGCCGGACGTGGCGACGGAGGCCATGGGCATCAATCAGGGCGACGTCTACGTTCTGCTGAAGCCGCGCGAGGAGTGGACGCGGTTCCGCAGAAAGGAAGAGCTGATCGACGCGCTGGCCAAAGCGCTGGAAGTGGTGCCTGGCGTCAGCTACAACTTCACTCAGCCGATGGCGATGCGGCTCGACGAGACGATTTCGGGCATCAAGGCCGATGTGGCGGTGAAGATTTTCGGCGAGGATCCGCGCGTGCTGGAGCAGCTGGCCGAGCGCGCGCTGCGGGCGATCTCCACGGTGCCGGGCGCGGCCGACGAGCAGATGGAGATCGTCTCCGGCGTGGCCGAGCTGCGCGTCGAAATCGACCGCGAAGCGCTGGCGCGCTACGGCCTCAACGTCAGCGACGTGCAGGACATGATGGACGCGGCCATCGGCGGACGCACGGTTTCCGAGCTGATCGAAGGACAGCGCCGCTTCGCCATCGTGGTGCGCCTGCCGGAGAGCTACCGCCAGAACGACGAGTCCATCCGCGGCCTGATCCTCAACGCGCCCGGCGGCGAGCGCGTGCGCCTGGGCCAGGTGGCGCGCGTTTCGATGGCGCGCGGGCCGGAGGTGATCTCGCGCGAGAACGGCCAGCGCCGCATCGTCGTGCAGTGCAACGTGCGCGGGCGCGACCTGGGCAGCTTCGTGGCCGAGGCCGAGCAGCGCCTGGGCGAGTCGTTGCAGCTTCCCGCGGGCTATTCGATCGACTGGGGCGGCCAGTTCGAAAACCAGCGCCGCGCCATGAGGCGGCTGATGATCGTCGTGCCGGCGTCGATCCTGATCATCTTCGGCCTGCTGTTCTTCACGTTTTCCAGCGCCCGGCAGGCGCTGCTGATTCTGACCAACGTGCCCTTCGCCTTCATCGGCGGCATCGCCGCGCTGTGGGTGCGCGGCCTGAACCTGAACATTTCCGCGGCGATCGGTTTCATCGCGCTGTTCGGCGTGGCGGTGCTGAACGGCATCGTGCTGGTGAGCTCGATCAACCGGCTGCGGCAGTTTGGATTGCCCATGGAGCAGGCGCTGCTGACGGGCGCGGGCATCCGGCTGCGGCCGGTGCTGATGACGGCGCTGGTGGCGAGCTTCGGCTTTCTGCCGATGGCCACGGCCACCACCACGGGCGCGGAAGTGCAGCGGCCGCTGGCTTCCGTGGTCATTGGAGGTCTGGCTTCGTCCACGTTCCTGACCCTGTTCCTGCTGCCGCTGATGTATCCCTGGTTCTCGCCGAAGCCCGCCGAGCTGCCCGTCCCCTACGACAGCGACGAGCTGGCGCAGGCGATCGAGCACGAGATCGAATAG
- a CDS encoding RND transporter: MNRYGAAALALLALTACQKEAPKPAPAAPAAAEAAPRHVELDEAALQQAALQVEVAEERAVPVTVRANGRLSANEEHTWRVGAITDGRIMQVLVRVGDTVERGQVLARMFSHDVHESRAMYRRAVAEYNRLQANLDYARRQRDRMRRLLEMKAASQEQLDTAENELRNAETALRAAEIEVSRTRQHLVEFLEIPVEGPEHREPGVAALSDDDLIPIRAPAAGTVISRLVTAGSVVQPSGELFVISDLSTIWVIANVQEEFLPRVRPRMAAMVSVQAYPDRRFPGRVIRVDEKLDPETRTVQAILELDNRAGLLKPEMYAVVELEAGSSERGLFMAQTAIQDLNGQPTVFVETRPGRFEPRPVETGRTLDRLVEIRRGLRAGERVVTEGSFVLKSHLLKSTLSED; the protein is encoded by the coding sequence ATGAATCGCTACGGGGCTGCGGCGCTGGCGTTGCTGGCGCTGACGGCGTGCCAGAAGGAGGCGCCGAAGCCGGCGCCGGCCGCTCCTGCCGCGGCCGAGGCCGCGCCGCGGCACGTGGAGCTCGACGAGGCGGCGCTTCAGCAGGCGGCGCTTCAGGTGGAAGTTGCGGAAGAGCGCGCCGTGCCCGTGACCGTGCGCGCCAACGGGCGGCTGTCGGCCAACGAGGAGCACACGTGGCGCGTGGGCGCCATCACTGACGGCCGCATCATGCAGGTGCTGGTGCGCGTGGGCGACACCGTGGAGAGGGGCCAGGTGCTGGCGCGCATGTTCAGCCACGACGTGCACGAATCGCGCGCAATGTACCGGCGCGCGGTGGCCGAGTACAACCGGCTTCAGGCCAACCTCGATTATGCGCGGAGGCAGCGGGACCGCATGCGGCGGCTGCTGGAGATGAAGGCCGCAAGCCAGGAGCAGCTCGATACGGCGGAGAACGAGCTGCGCAACGCCGAGACGGCGCTGCGCGCGGCGGAGATTGAAGTGAGCCGCACGCGCCAGCATCTGGTGGAGTTTCTCGAAATTCCCGTCGAAGGACCGGAGCACCGCGAGCCCGGCGTGGCGGCGCTGTCGGACGACGATCTGATTCCGATCCGCGCGCCGGCGGCGGGCACGGTGATCAGCCGGCTTGTGACCGCAGGCAGCGTCGTGCAGCCGTCCGGCGAGCTGTTCGTGATCAGCGACCTTTCGACGATCTGGGTGATCGCCAACGTGCAGGAGGAGTTTCTGCCGAGGGTGAGGCCGCGCATGGCGGCGATGGTTTCCGTGCAGGCGTATCCGGACCGGCGCTTTCCGGGGCGCGTGATCCGGGTGGACGAAAAGCTCGATCCGGAGACGCGCACCGTGCAGGCGATTCTCGAACTCGACAACCGCGCGGGGCTGCTGAAGCCGGAGATGTACGCGGTGGTGGAGCTGGAGGCAGGCTCGAGCGAGCGCGGGCTCTTTATGGCGCAGACCGCGATTCAGGATCTGAACGGGCAGCCGACCGTGTTCGTCGAGACGCGCCCGGGGCGGTTCGAGCCGCGGCCGGTGGAGACCGGGCGCACGCTGGACCGGCTGGTGGAGATCCGCCGCGGGCTGCGGGCGGGCGAGCGCGTGGTGACCGAGGGCAGCTTCGTTCTGAAGTCGCATCTGTTGAAGTCGACGCTCTCCGAGGATTAG
- a CDS encoding cytochrome c: MKRLLAMLACALPLAAQEPLTIDAAVRAALETHPLLAEGRQRVESARGQVRQAPLTFNPKLILQAENYRSWGTRPIQTSRETDDFAYLQQTFETAGKRGKRAELASRGLRAAELELEVLRRNVARDVSLAYWAALGAQKMHELLLESVRNFQKIVEYHEIRVREGAMAENDLLRVRLELGRIELAANNAALDAARARIELFRAMGRAEFPEVRFAEPLQAGADEPFSWNEQEALERRPEALLARQRVEQARANLVLQQANARPNVDALFGYKRSMGENTLIAGLQYDLPVLNRNQGNIQSAAAEIKAAEANLAATEAIIRAEVQAAAAEYQTRRRQIRELVGRLVEGAGETSQVAQAAYRLGGADLLRLLDAERLRIEIELVNYRAWMEYRQSQEVLAYALGVKP; encoded by the coding sequence ATGAAACGCCTGCTGGCGATGCTGGCCTGCGCGCTTCCGCTGGCTGCGCAGGAGCCGTTGACGATCGATGCCGCCGTCCGGGCGGCGCTGGAGACGCACCCGCTGCTCGCTGAAGGCCGCCAGCGCGTGGAGAGCGCGCGCGGCCAGGTGCGGCAAGCCCCGCTGACCTTCAATCCCAAGCTGATCCTGCAGGCCGAGAATTACCGCTCGTGGGGCACGCGGCCGATCCAGACGAGCCGCGAGACGGACGATTTCGCGTATCTCCAGCAGACGTTCGAGACTGCGGGCAAGCGCGGCAAGAGGGCGGAGCTGGCCTCGCGGGGGCTGCGGGCGGCGGAGCTGGAGCTGGAAGTGCTGCGGCGCAACGTGGCGCGGGACGTTTCGCTGGCGTACTGGGCGGCGCTCGGCGCCCAGAAAATGCACGAATTATTGCTGGAAAGCGTGCGGAATTTCCAGAAAATCGTCGAATACCACGAAATCCGGGTGCGGGAAGGCGCGATGGCGGAAAACGACCTGCTGCGCGTCCGCCTCGAGTTGGGCCGCATCGAGCTGGCGGCCAACAATGCGGCGCTGGACGCCGCGCGGGCGCGGATCGAGCTGTTCCGGGCCATGGGGCGCGCCGAGTTTCCCGAAGTGCGCTTCGCGGAGCCGCTGCAGGCGGGCGCGGACGAGCCGTTCTCATGGAACGAGCAGGAGGCGCTGGAACGGAGGCCGGAGGCGCTGCTGGCAAGGCAGCGGGTGGAACAGGCGCGGGCGAATCTGGTGCTGCAGCAGGCCAATGCGCGGCCGAATGTCGACGCGCTGTTCGGATACAAGCGGTCGATGGGAGAAAACACACTCATCGCCGGGCTCCAATACGACCTGCCCGTGCTGAACCGCAACCAGGGCAACATCCAGAGCGCGGCTGCGGAGATCAAAGCGGCGGAGGCGAACCTGGCCGCAACCGAGGCCATCATCCGCGCGGAAGTACAGGCCGCCGCGGCCGAGTACCAGACGCGGCGGCGGCAGATCCGCGAGCTCGTCGGGCGGCTGGTGGAAGGCGCGGGCGAGACGTCGCAAGTGGCGCAGGCGGCCTACCGGCTGGGCGGGGCGGACCTGCTGCGGCTGCTGGATGCGGAGAGGCTGCGTATCGAAATCGAGCTCGTGAATTACCGCGCGTGGATGGAATACCGGCAGAGCCAGGAGGTGCTGGCCTACGCGCTGGGGGTGAAGCCATGA
- a CDS encoding DNA-binding response regulator, with protein MNPTENPEMQEQVAGSSSSAKVRVMIADDHPIVRDGLKKLLSLEDDIEVVAVASDGREVLDQVEKHQPDIILLDLRMPNLDGISTLQTLQHRNCPAKVIILTASEDKNEFVQAMKLGARGIVLKQTASELIVKSIRKVQAGEIWLDSQTTAAVMRQFASPSAEPAPAPGGTRVRERSPLSAREREIVALVAQGYKNKEMAEKMFISEQTVKNHLHNIFDKLGVSDRLELALYAIHKGLHLPDNER; from the coding sequence ATGAATCCGACGGAAAATCCGGAAATGCAGGAGCAGGTTGCCGGTTCCTCCAGCAGCGCCAAGGTCCGCGTGATGATCGCCGATGACCATCCGATCGTGCGGGACGGACTGAAGAAGCTGCTGAGCCTCGAAGATGACATCGAGGTGGTGGCGGTGGCGTCGGACGGGCGCGAGGTGCTCGACCAGGTGGAAAAGCACCAGCCCGACATCATCCTGCTGGATCTCCGGATGCCGAATCTCGACGGCATCTCGACCCTGCAGACCCTGCAGCACAGGAATTGCCCCGCCAAGGTCATCATCCTGACAGCCAGCGAGGACAAGAACGAGTTCGTCCAGGCCATGAAACTGGGCGCGCGCGGCATCGTGCTCAAGCAGACCGCCTCCGAACTGATCGTCAAGAGCATCAGGAAAGTCCAGGCGGGCGAGATCTGGCTGGATTCGCAGACCACGGCAGCCGTCATGCGCCAGTTCGCCTCGCCCTCGGCTGAACCCGCCCCGGCGCCCGGCGGAACCCGGGTGCGGGAGCGCTCCCCGCTCAGCGCGCGCGAGCGCGAAATCGTGGCTCTTGTCGCCCAGGGCTACAAGAACAAGGAGATGGCCGAGAAGATGTTCATCAGCGAACAGACGGTGAAAAACCACCTGCACAACATCTTCGACAAGCTCGGCGTCTCCGACCGCCTCGAACTGGCTCTCTACGCCATTCACAAGGGCCTCCACCTGCCCGACAACGAGCGCTGA